From Seriola aureovittata isolate HTS-2021-v1 ecotype China chromosome 20, ASM2101889v1, whole genome shotgun sequence, a single genomic window includes:
- the prlh2 gene encoding prolactin releasing hormone 2, with amino-acid sequence MLPGRVADVRHCVLMSRWLLAALALLLLLSSSFSSAHSTTVEHDFHIVHNVDNRSPEIDPFWYVGRGVRPIGRFGKRHSSVEALGSGGMQPVVRTLELLLSSLRNKENLGKVLNGEDRDWLP; translated from the exons ATGCTGCCTGGGAGAGTGGCTGATGTCCGGCACTGCGTCCTGATGAGCCGCTGGCTGCTTGCTGCTCTGgcgctgctcctcctcctctcctccagcttcaGCAGTGCTCACAGCACCACGGTGGAGCACGACTTCCACATTGTACACAATGTCGACAACAGAA GTCCAGAGATAGACCCCTTCTGGTACGTGGGGCGCGGGGTCAGACCCATCGGGCGCTTTGGGAAAAGACACAGCAGCGTGGAGGCTCTGGGCAGCGGGGGGATGCAGCCTGTGGTCAGGACGCTGGAGCTGCTCCTCAGCAGCCTGAGGAATAAGGAGAACCTCGGGAAAGTGCTGAATGGGGAAGACAGAGATTGGTTACCGTGA